The window TTTTCCTCATATTATTGCTCGCAGCAGCACACGCTTTCCTAGCACAGAACTTGGCTTTTCATTGCTACCTCCTTTACATCTGGtcgttttttctggttttatttatgaaTTCCTCAGTGAAAAATCcctgtatttcttttgtttttaatatattaaaatttagTAATTCTGGATTCTTCCAAAGTTCTGCTGCATGGCTTATGGCAAATATTACTAGATTGTGTTTACTCCATTAACAGAATTGGTTTGTGCACATTTAAAGACTCTTATTTAATggccacttctttttttttttcccccttttgttcAGTAACTTCCCTTaccactttttgtttttttaggttttattcagtctgtcaccttcaagctgcttttttttttttttttaagctactctGACATCCATCATCGATGGAGAGCCTCCCTGCCCGCCTTCCCCGAGTCTGACTACAGCAGTATGGCTCTGTCAGCACAGCAATGGCACAAATCTTCAGCAGCAACTGTTTCCCTCCTGGTTTTTTGCCCAGTAATTTCCCAGTTGCATGTTGTGGCGTGTTCCTGGTGTATCTTAGTGGCGAGGATActcttcccctcctgcttccATGGAGCTTCTCTTTGTGCTTGAAACCCCACAGCAAAAAAGCCACTGTCTGTTACCAGAACATGTTCTTTAGGCTGTAACCCCCGGGATGTCTTTAATTTCTACTCTTTGAGCTTGCAGCACTTCAGGAGAAGCTGTCAGCCCGTGTTTGCATCTGTCCTCAGTTTTGGTTGAGAGGGAGGTTGGGTGTTGGATGAAAAATTGAGCATTTGCCGTGCTGGGGGGTCTGAGCAAAGCCTCGCGCTGTCCTGGTGTGGAGTCCGCTGCTGGCAGCAGATGCCTGAGATCCTGCGACGCAGGGAAGTGCTTGCACCCACCTGGGATGCAACTGCTTATTTAAAACCAAACGAAAGTACCACagctagtttatttttaaaacaaacccttACAGCGATTAACTGTTTCCCTCTTGGTTTTCACCGTCATTTCAGTGTTTCCCAAACACCTGCTCTGTAACCAACCGGTTTTATCCTCCTGATTTCTCGTTGTCACAAATAATCACTGGTGTGCTGTGTTGGTCACTGACAGTGCTCACTCCCCGATGAAAGGtgacctcttttttttaatgtgtttgaagCTGGTAATtagttttcagtttaatttaaagcaaacaaaatacagaGTTCTGTAACCTGGACGTTTTTTTGGTTTCAACTTTTGTAGTCCCTTTCCAGACCAAGCTCTTTGCCCCATCTAAGGCTGTGTCTGCTGGCACTTGACAACATGAAAGGGTGGAAATGAAAGAACAGGACTCTCGTCTAGCAAGGCTTTAAGCTGCTCCTGCCTCTTGGGCGTGTTTCCAGCCTCATTTCCGAGCGGTTTGTTAATGCTGCATCTCGAGTATGTACAAAAAACATTGGTTGAGGTGTACCTGCCTTCGTAGGTAATGGAAaccacagtgatttttttttttccacttaagcTGCATATAATGTCccacttgatttttaaatattcacaaATTATAAGCGAGTTTACAGCTTCTGGATAGCACCACCTGAAAGTCCGCGTAGGAAACTAAACTCAGGAAGCCTTTCCCCAGCAGCGCGATTTTAACACTGACCTGCACGCAGCGAGCTTGAACCGAGTTTCTGCAGCGTTTCTCAAACTGTAAAGGTCCTTCTGCTGCTGGAGACGCGAGCGGGTCCCAGCTGCTGCTCGAGGGCCGGAGGTGCCGCAGTCCGACGAGGAAAACTcacctgctctgtgctgccagGTCGTACTCGCTTCCGCAGGAGGGCACAGTGTGCTCAGAGTTAGGTTCTGTACCTCACGGTGCCTTCTCAATGTCTTCAGCTTAGAGCAGTAGTCAGACTGCAGCGAGAGCTCTTACCTTTCAGAAATTATAGAAATTTTATCACTTTTTATTGAAAACTGCACTGAACGCTAAATGTCCACCTTTACAATAAACAAATACAATAACGGTAacacactaaaacaaaacatACTTCTGATAGccattggttttttttttttttctgtttgggacagattaagatttttttttgtcacagaaacAGGAATGTACCCATACAAAGGCTCAAAATAGgccatctttttaaaaacaaaaaggcgATGATTCACAAAAGACTATGAATATAACATGTAACTAGTTGATACAAATCTAATAGGATTTGTTAAAATCAGTCACATCTAATAACACATTTTGAAGTGTTCTTGTATAAAATATCACGTGAAGAAAAGAAGACTTTTATCAATGTCTAAAAAAGTGGGTTTTGTTCATAGACAGTCTGACAAGTTACcataaaaagtgtttcctgagaCATAAGGAAATGCAACATTATTCTTGAACCCTTTCCAGCTCAAGACTTTTTCCACTTGATAAAATAGCTGCAGatttaaaactgagaaaatatatttGAGTACAAATAGTGTGTGAAACttaatactttcttcttttttttttttctttttttttttttttttcttgcatcatTGCAGGGCGTAGGTGAATGCACAGCTACTTTATTCAGTGTATGGGGCAGAGAAGAGACTGgcagtttgttttttcctcagccCGGGAGGGCAGCGGCCGTTGCCAGGAGCCCTTTCTGCCCTCCCCATCCCACGGATCCCGGCTGGAATGGCTAGAACTTAAACCTGGCAGGAGAACTTCTGTTACACTGGCCCTGTGAGACTGCAAAAAGGATTattattatggttttttttttcttccacttctaaGCCAGTACTGATGCCTCCCGTTAGAAGAGGTAACCACATACAAGAGTAAGGAAAGGGCTGAAGCCACGTAATGGTTTCCTCTTACATTTCTACATTAACTCTGTAAGGATTGCTTAATGCAATGGTTTGAAAACAGGTGCAGCAGCCCTGTCCTTCCCAAGgaattgagggaaaaaaaatctatttttattcatGTGATTGATGCACAGATGAAGGAAACTTAACACACAATAACAGAAGTTGATCATTAATGTATCACATCCTAGTTTTCAGCGCTTCAGTAAGCAGGTGACTTCTTCAGGGCTTCTCCCCGGTCTTGACTGCTATCACTTGGTCGTTAACACTGGAACATCAATGATGCATCTGTCCAAAATCAACATTACAAATTTCGTATCAAATTCTTTTTTAGTTCATGTATAACTTCTTTTCCAATGTCTCTTGGTCCCAAGTTtattgaatgatttttttaaattatctgctATTGCTCGTTGGGATGTTCCCTGTTGTCCCCGTGTTTTGTGGGCTGGTTAGGAGATGGAGCTTGGGAAGGATGTGCCACTGTGGGAAGATTGTGAGTAACAGGGATGCCTCCGGGAATGATGCCCTCCATCGCTGCCGGTATTCCTCCCGGTGCCACACTGACCATCCCAGGTGGATACctgggagaggggacagagaGAGGCAGGTTTGTCACCTCGGAGCTCACCACAGGCACTGCCAACCACCCAACCACCCTCACAGAGGCTACGGAGAAAGCCAGCAGCAAAGAGTCCACTTCTCTGCTTGAgctaagttttgggtttttttaaatcacaaaggATAGCTCAACACTGAACATTaaaccaaagctgctctgtcttGGCTGAGCTTCCTCCACTATGCTACCAGGGCTGCGTCGTGGTCTTGTACCTTCTAACATGTTGTTGAACCATAAGGAAAcctttcccttttgaaaaattGGGTAAGGAATCATCTTGTACGCTCTCTGAAACGCCAAACACTAGCACGCTGCCTTAACCATCCCTTTGAACCTCTCCTCCTGATTTGTAAGTTTTCCATCTTCCTGGTGTAACCAGAGAGCACAACTGAACAAGGGGGTTGGATCTAGTCCCTCTTCCTTTCTAAGAGCAGGGTGAGTTACACATATTGAAGAAACAACAGCAAGtttgagaaaggagaagaaacacaAATTTCTTGAGCCGTCCAAGCTCAAGATGTGGGGGCAGCGAGGCCAAAACCCTCTGGAGgtctgtgggagaggaggggcCTGAGGGCCCCAACACCACAGGCCTGAGGGGAAGGCGGAAGGGgaaggtgggaggggaaggggggttTTACCCTCCCGGGAAGGCAGTGAGCCGGCCCCAGCTTATGGGGCCATGGCTCCTGAGGAGCTCGGCGAGGCTGAAGCAGCCAGCAGAGGTTAAGCCAGGAAGCCAGGGCTTGTCCTCAGGGTCTGGCATTGCCCACGGCCTCCTAAACAGGTGGGAGCAGGACCCAGGGTGCTGCATTCACCAGGTTCGGCTGTTTCACCCTCCACCTACACCCGTGGAAGTGGAATATTGCTGCCTGTGACCCGCAGGCAGTTGTGAGCGTTCAGGGCCACAGCACAGGCATTGCTGGGGGCCTTCCCCTCTCAAGGGCTCTGCTGCCAGATGcactcctgcctgcccctgccctgtaACACAACCTGAAGCACCccgaaggctttttttttttttttttgtatttcagagtaTTTTCGGCAGTGGTGATATGCTGAAGGCTGCCCGTGCTCAGGCTAAGTCCTCAAGCCTAATGTCAGCGTGCTTTGAGCCGTCCAAAGTGGAGCAATACATAACCCCAATCTCCGGGATTTAGGTGGAAATTAGGCCACCTGACTATGGACCTATATTTGGAGTTTTCACCCTGGCTCATTAACCCGTGAGCTGGGCCAGGCTCACAGCAGCCAGCGCACGGACAGAGGGGCAGAGCAAATCCTCAAAGTTCTCTCCTGCTTGTTTACAGGTCTGAGGGGGGGTCCTGCCACTTAGGGAGGTGCTGTACGAGTGACTCCCAGCCCACCAGAACGGAGGTTTAATAAACGGGAGGCTTTACAAACCCCTGGTTAAATCAAGCAGCACCAGTCATGCCAGCGACATGGCTACTGGTCCCCAAGGAGGGGTATTTCAGAGTCGCCAGCTGAGCTGATGAAGCTGCTGTTCCTTGGGTTTTCGCCCTCACTTTGCAGCTAGAACCCAGACCCCTACCCCTGCAGGGAACCCGCGGTGGGTTGGGGTGCTCCTGTTCTCTGTCTTACCTGTACGTGGCACCATTGAGCTCTGGATGAATTGCTTGCTGATCTATTACTGACCATGGAGCTGTTGTGACAAAGAATTCCTTGTTCACGCAGTTTCTTAGGCTTTCCGGGATGCGCCCTGGAGTTGGTAATGAAGATAAGTCTGTGTCAGGTGGGTCCGAGATTTATCACCAATAAGctacaatttttttatttcactataTTTGTTAGTGTAAAGGATGGGGAGAAAAAATACCCCGTATCCCTTGTCTCAGAGGATGTTTGGGCTGTCCTGAGGTGCAGGGTTGGAGACCAATTCCATCCCCTCAGCCCCACCTCTCTGCTTTCAGGAATGCTGTTCCCTTGAGCCCGCTGCTCCCAAAGCAGGGGCTAGCCAGACGTGACAGAGGGCAATTTTTAGTGCAAGAGAACCACTCCTTTGCTGGAGACTGTGACCACCACCACGAAACAAGCTCAgttccagagaagggcaacggagctggtgcagggtctggagcacaggtctgatggggagcggctgagggaactgggggggtttagtctggagaagaggaggctgaggggagacctcatcgccctctacaactccctgaaaggagggtgcagagaggggggatgagtctcttgaaccaaggaacaagtgataggacaagaggaaatggcctcaagctgcgccagggcagggtcagactggctcttaggaagtatttctttgcagaaggggttgttgggcgttggaatgggctgcccagggcagggggggagtccccatccctggaggggttgaagagtcgggttgacccagcactgagggatctggtggagttgggaacggtcagtgtgaggttcatggttggactggaggatcttcaaggtctttttcaacctcgatgattctgggattctgtgagagTTGGACACAGGTGCCTTCACTGCTTAGGAATGTGGTTTTGGCATGTAGTTGGCTATGGATGCATCATCTTTCGGGTTAGGACCATTAAAAGCGGCAGCAATTATTGTTTTGCTGTCCTTTTCTTCCCAGTCACAGACACTAGTCTTTGCCATGCTGCTGATTTACAAACaacccaacaaacccacaaaaaaccctaCACCCAAAGCCCTCACCCAACCACAAACATGCCCAACTGACAGAAAAGTAAAGTTTGGTTTTTCAGCTCTTTTGCTGGGAAGAAAATGAGGGTTAGCCCCTCCTTTCCCAGGCTCCTGCTGAGACACGGGCAGGGTGAAGCCCTGTCTCTACCCCTCCTGACCCACATTCCAGCCGCACCCGTGAGCCGAGCCCGGCTTCTCGGCGGTGCTGGGTACCTGTGATCGCGCGGCGTATTTCAGTAGCAGCAGCTTCTCTCATCTCTAGCGACGCCTGCTCGCTGTACCAAGCGGTGTGTGGAGTACAGATTAAATTAGGAGCATCTTTCAACGGGCCTTGAGCAAAactgggagcagggagaaaaaaaaaagggaagattaatcaatgtttaaaaagagaataaagtATGTTATGAGTGGCAAGAGGCTCGTGGCCTGCCCTCTGCACATGCAAGCCTCAGTTCCCAGTGCCCCGCCTGTGGCACTGGGGCTGGAAAGAGCCCAACAGCGTCCTGCCAGCCCGAAACAGCCACAGAAATGTTGGGGAGGAAGCACGGCTCCAGTGCAGGGCACAGACTGAAAATGCCCCCAGAAAAGAGCCAACAGGGCTGAAAAAACAACCTACAAGGTGGTTGTTCATAATGTTCCCACAGGaattgggttgacccagcgctgagggatctggtggagttgggaacggtcagtgtgaggttcatggttggactggaggatcttcaagggcttttccaacctcgatgattctgtgattctgtgaataaatgCCTGGGGGTGTCCCTGCagcagtgtggggatgtggggacaggcTGCAGGTCACCCAgcccagggtggggagggggtgaaCATCGGGGTAACCCCTTTGTAGGACcacaatttcaattttttttctgaaaacacaagCAAACTACTGGTATTACCCCTGTCCCCAGTCTGCAGTGAGAGAAGATGCACTCCCACTTATAACCAACCCCTTCCCAGCTAGCAGCAGCCTGCGGGCAAAAATGCCCAGCGCTCAATGcagtaaatttattctcatggacatttttatttttaaaacacaggcCCATTTCTTGTTCTAGGCCCCCCGTGTCCCTCTGAACACCCGTAAGCCCGCTGCCAGCCCACGCCTGAGGGATGCAGCGAGGTGCTGTGGCCTTTTCTCAGCCCAGCAGGACTTTCCCCCAGCGCTGGCGTCATGTGACAAGAGACATGGGTGTCGTGTACCCCCCGCTACAGCCGGCAACCCACGAAACGGCCCCGCGAGCCAGAGCTTTACCTAAATGGTTCGGACTCGTGCACGTCAAGCGCAGCCCCTCGTATCCGTCCCTCCTTCAGGGCTTGAGTTAAGGCCTTCTCGTCCACCAGCCCCCCGCGCGCCGTGTTCACCAGGAACGCTCCCTGCCTCATCTGCCGGTGTccagggggagagagaggagagtgagcTTGGTGCCGTGACCCTGTCCTCCCCCCACCCCGATGCAGCAGCAGGTGCCCCGGGGTGCCTCCAGCTGGGACTGCACCCGCTTTTCGTGCTGAGCAGCTGTGCTCCTGCCCCAGAGCACTCCCCAGCCCCGTGCATGTGGGTTTTCTACAGGAAGTCCAGCTGTGGCTGGTATCAGCAAACAAAACATGCTCCCACCTTGCCTCCACACCACACCGTGGGGagtgtttttcagttttgggcccctcactccaaaaaggccactgaatgacttgagcgtgtccagagaagggcaacggagctggtgcagggtctggagcacaggtctgatggggagcggctgagggaactgtggggggtttagtctggagaagaggaggctgaggggagacctcatcgccctctacaactccctgaaaggagggtgcagagagaggggatgagtctcttgaaccaaggaacaagcgccaggacaagagggaatggcctcaagctgcgccagggcagggtcagactggctcttaggaagtatttctttgcagaaggggttgttgggcgttggaatgggctgcccagggcagggggggagtccccatccctggaggggttgaagagtcgggttgacccagcgctgagggatctggtggagttgggaacggtcagtgtgaggttcatggttggactggaggagcttcaagggcttttccaaccgagatgattctgggatttatAAACTAGGGCAGGTAGGAGACCATTTACAGTTACAGATCCCTGTCGGGCTTCATCACACATGAGAGAGACGGGCTGTTGGGTGGCAACCAGCTAATTTGAAGGTTGCCCGTAGGCAGTACGGCACTTGCTTGCTGTGGCCCTGACCACAGAGGGACCCACGGCCAGCATGGACGCACGCTCGGGGTTTGCCTGGTGAAGAGCAGAGCGCTCCCCTCGGTCGTGCACGCGAGGTGAATTACCTGCTTAATCGTGAAGTCGTTGATAAGGTGGTGGTTATGTTCGTTAAGGTTACAGTGCAACGAGACACAGTCACTCTGATAGAGCAGGTCCTGGAGCGTGTAGACCCGCTGGACCCCCAGGGACCTCTCTATCCCATCCTGCAGGTACGGGTCATAAAATATCACGTTGAAGCCGAAGGCCTTGGCTCGAACTGTGACCGCCTGTGCAGTGCGACCTGCGTGTGAAGGAAAGAGAGGGGGTAATTAGTTACTGATTCCCACCTCCCTGGCTCCATGCAGCTGAGTTGCCCCATATCCTgacccccccagcctggcccggGGACTGCTGTGGGGGTCCCCAGAACCTCCTGGGCTTCCAGAACAGCCCACAAAGGGACGTTGGTTGGAAGGCAAACCTGGGCCATCTTGGTTTGGCTCTAGCAAACGTTGAGATGCTtgtgttaaaatttaaaaaaaaaaaaaaaccaaaatgaagagtGAGGCCACCAGGCACCTGCCAGCTCAGGGCCATTGGAATGTGCTAGACCATCCATGGCCACTCAGGTCTGCCAGGGGAGGCCCACGGTGTGGTTCAGCCCCACCCATGTGCAGCTCTGGACGTTGCAGAGAAACAATCCACTGCGGTGCCGCATCTACCAAGAAAAACCGAAATAGGAAAGGAGAAAGCGCCGTCGTTTTTAGGCCAGTTGTTTGTGATAGGTTTGTCAGCCTCTCGCTGAACGGCCGGTTAATGGGGCATGACGATGACAACTGCCGTGGCTTGGAAGCAAAGGGCTACTACAGCCTCTGGGCCGGGTAAGGACGACTGTGGTATTGCTGGAGACACCCCTGCCTATCCTTTTTGCACTAATTAACTCAGGGCTCTGCAAGACAACAGCACGAAGCAAGTGGGGAAAACGGCTACTGCACAGAAAGCAAGTGGAAATAGTGCTGCAGCATTTGGGGTTTGGCTCTTGGTCGGTGCTGCCCCAAATGGCAGCTGCCCTCCAGCTGTGTGGGGGGAGGGCACAGGCGTGGTAACGCAGCCAGAACTGCTCCCTAAACCAGCACCTCGCCAAAAAACCTCCTCTGCACAAGTTTCTGTCACTTTGCGTGTGTGTGTTTGGCCACCAAGTGCTGGGTGAGCTTCTGCTGCCTGAAGGCACCTCCTGAACCATCGCACGATGGTGGGATTTGCTCCCAAAAGGGAATTCCAAGAGGGCTGTCAGCAGAGGTGCTGAAGCTACCTTGGATGCTGAAACTCTCTGTGAAGAGGTGAACTGAAGACAAACTGTGTTTTACACAGCCCTGCCAAGGCGCAGGGCGGAAGGGCTCTGGAAGAGCTGGGTTGTGTAGCTGTGGCTCAGGGACAGGGTTTTTTGGGAGAGGATGGCAGCACTACCAGGTGTGGTCCCTCATGGGGTGCTGCCAGGTTTCATCCGTGCTCCcagtgggactagatgatcttcaaggtcttttccaacctagatgattctgtgatcctccAAGGACTCAGCCAAGGCTCACAAAATCCAGCTCCTTCCCCCCAAAAATCAGTGTAAGATGTTCTCCCTACTTCACACCGATCCACTGTGGTGGTTCTGGTTTTGAAAAACGCTCGTTTTACGTCCTTCCCAGGGCAGTGAAGCGGTGCCGAGTCGTCCTCAGAGGCTGAAGAGCGGGCTGGCAGCGCTCCATGCACCGTTCGCAGGCTGCCTGCCCCTGGCCCACGTACCAAAGCCGATGAGGCCGAGCGTCTCCCCCCTGATGCGGGCGGCCCCGGAGGCCACCTCCCGGATCTGCTCCACACTCTGCACCCGCGTGCCTTCCCGCAGCGCCTGGTACAGCCACGTGTTTCGTCGGTAGAGGTTGAGGACGTGGCAGACGGTGGAGTCGGCCGTCTCCTCCACGGCGGCCGAGGGGATGTTGCAGACGGCGATTCCTGCAGAGGCAACACCACAAAGCAAAACCGTGGCTCAGGGGGGGAGCAACCACACAGAGGGGCTCCTGGCTTTTTGCCCTCACATCACCCAACCAGCCCATAATTTTTTCTAAGCACCCAGAGGAACATTTTCCAAGGACGTGCATGGTTTAGGTACTGAAATCTCTGCAAAAACCACCGTGACTGGTAATGCTCAGGGGTGCCCTCCACCCTAGTGTCTCTCTGGAGTAAGGACAAGTGCAGATTTCAAGTGCGACAGCTATGCAGGAGTAGCTCCAGCAGCAATAGAAAGACTTAGTCTTTTATAGTTTAATCTACCTTCAAGGCGACTTCAATTGCGCTGGCACAAGTCACTTCTTTTCCGCAATAAGACTGTTCAACCATTAAATTATTTAGGGATGGATAATTTGGTGCAGGATGCTGCACCAGGTTGG of the Strix aluco isolate bStrAlu1 chromosome 7, bStrAlu1.hap1, whole genome shotgun sequence genome contains:
- the CTBP2 gene encoding C-terminal-binding protein 2 isoform X2, with translation MALVDKHKVKRQRLDRICEGIRPQIMNGPMHPRPLVALLDGRDCTVEMPILKDLATVAFCDAQSTQEIHEKVLNEAVGAMMYHTITLTREDLEKFKALRVIVRIGSGYDNIDIKAAGELGIAVCNIPSAAVEETADSTVCHVLNLYRRNTWLYQALREGTRVQSVEQIREVASGAARIRGETLGLIGFGRTAQAVTVRAKAFGFNVIFYDPYLQDGIERSLGVQRVYTLQDLLYQSDCVSLHCNLNEHNHHLINDFTIKQMRQGAFLVNTARGGLVDEKALTQALKEGRIRGAALDVHESEPFSFAQGPLKDAPNLICTPHTAWYSEQASLEMREAAATEIRRAITGRIPESLRNCVNKEFFVTTAPWSVIDQQAIHPELNGATYRYPPGMVSVAPGGIPAAMEGIIPGGIPVTHNLPTVAHPSQAPSPNQPTKHGDNREHPNEQ
- the CTBP2 gene encoding C-terminal-binding protein 2 isoform X3; this encodes MNGPMHPRPLVALLDGRDCTVEMPILKDLATVAFCDAQSTQEIHEKVLNEAVGAMMYHTITLTREDLEKFKALRVIVRIGSGYDNIDIKAAGELGIAVCNIPSAAVEETADSTVCHVLNLYRRNTWLYQALREGTRVQSVEQIREVASGAARIRGETLGLIGFGRTAQAVTVRAKAFGFNVIFYDPYLQDGIERSLGVQRVYTLQDLLYQSDCVSLHCNLNEHNHHLINDFTIKQMRQGAFLVNTARGGLVDEKALTQALKEGRIRGAALDVHESEPFSFAQGPLKDAPNLICTPHTAWYSEQASLEMREAAATEIRRAITGRIPESLRNCVNKEFFVTTAPWSVIDQQAIHPELNGATYRYPPGMVSVAPGGIPAAMEGIIPGGIPVTHNLPTVAHPSQAPSPNQPTKHGDNREHPNEQ